The following coding sequences are from one Streptomyces sp. NBC_01431 window:
- a CDS encoding DUF397 domain-containing protein → MCSSRTNRTRGLIIINAYTANGRSYGEWFKSSYSSEGGGQCLEACPELEAVRVRDSKQNAENGPVLMFTSAAFAAFLEYAKA, encoded by the coding sequence ATCTGCAGTAGTCGAACGAATCGCACGAGAGGTCTGATCATCATCAACGCATACACCGCCAATGGCCGTTCCTACGGCGAATGGTTCAAATCTTCATACAGCAGCGAGGGCGGGGGTCAGTGCCTGGAGGCCTGCCCAGAACTCGAAGCCGTCCGTGTCCGTGACTCCAAGCAGAACGCCGAGAACGGTCCCGTTCTGATGTTCACCTCGGCCGCGTTCGCGGCCTTCCTCGAGTACGCCAAGGCTTGA
- a CDS encoding C40 family peptidase, with protein sequence MRLPSLPRPRRAKWAVLLTLVLFTAVCCAAPLAGTLNALAALAATRSTTSNDKGDGTIADIPPRMLQAYQKAASLIGHEVPGCRSLDWPVLAGIAKIESNHAAGHSIAANGDITPRIYGVLLNGSGAGGNTTTVADSDHGRWDGTAQGERAVGPFQFLPSTWDDSAGRDANGDGVKDPHNADDAALGAAVYLCGNGRDLKDPAQLRSAILQYNHSGTYADEVLGSIHQYRAATKSSVDLSHVAGTARTVLDAALSQRGVPYSWGGGDTSGPTTGICCSPSGKSGASITGFDCSGLTLYAYAKAGIRLPRTAAEQAGAGRRIPASQGQSALAPGDLVFYAYAPGRDSTIYHVGIYAGNGQMVNAPRPGASVRLDAVDAMSGFAGGARLL encoded by the coding sequence ATGAGGCTCCCCTCCCTGCCCCGCCCCCGGCGGGCCAAGTGGGCCGTGCTGCTCACGCTCGTGCTGTTCACGGCGGTGTGCTGCGCCGCCCCGCTCGCCGGGACGCTCAACGCGCTGGCAGCGCTCGCCGCCACGCGCTCCACCACCAGCAACGACAAAGGAGACGGCACCATCGCCGACATCCCGCCCCGGATGCTGCAGGCCTACCAGAAGGCCGCATCCCTCATCGGGCACGAAGTGCCGGGCTGCCGGAGCCTGGACTGGCCGGTCCTCGCCGGCATCGCCAAGATCGAGTCCAACCATGCCGCCGGGCACAGCATCGCCGCCAACGGCGACATCACCCCGCGCATCTACGGCGTGCTCCTCAACGGCTCCGGGGCCGGCGGCAACACCACCACCGTCGCCGACAGCGACCACGGACGGTGGGACGGCACCGCGCAGGGCGAACGAGCCGTCGGACCCTTCCAGTTCCTGCCCTCCACCTGGGATGACAGCGCGGGCCGCGACGCGAACGGCGACGGCGTCAAAGACCCGCACAACGCGGACGACGCAGCGCTCGGCGCGGCCGTCTACCTGTGCGGCAACGGACGCGACCTGAAGGATCCGGCCCAGCTCCGCTCGGCGATCCTGCAGTACAACCACTCCGGCACCTACGCCGACGAAGTCCTCGGCTCGATCCACCAATACCGGGCCGCCACCAAGAGCAGCGTCGACCTGAGCCATGTCGCCGGAACCGCGCGCACCGTCCTCGATGCGGCCCTGTCCCAACGGGGCGTCCCCTACTCGTGGGGCGGCGGCGACACGTCGGGCCCCACCACCGGGATCTGCTGCTCACCCAGCGGCAAATCGGGAGCCAGCATCACGGGCTTCGACTGCTCGGGCCTGACCCTGTACGCGTACGCCAAGGCCGGCATCCGGCTGCCACGAACCGCGGCCGAGCAGGCCGGAGCCGGTCGACGTATCCCCGCCTCGCAGGGACAAAGCGCGCTGGCACCGGGCGACTTGGTGTTCTACGCCTACGCCCCGGGCCGGGACTCGACGATCTACCACGTCGGGATTTACGCGGGGAACGGACAGATGGTCAACGCCCCCCGTCCCGGAGCTTCGGTGCGACTGGACGCCGTCGATGCCATGTCGGGTTTCGCGGGAGGGGCCAGGCTGCTGTGA
- a CDS encoding ATP-binding protein — MRVPIRHLAGHLLWSAQGGVWAIYRLHPGPDAQGALAETVQGTYVPTRVREELLAKAAHLVRSLSGAPRLYGLCAQVDAGEIALRMLEGVDPKAGSAAQHSGQHPWAETAEAALDLLAGQEMHRRTLWLAVPLNTEKGPLTWSAGVGAVWADLSSQLGLAPAPVTRREVSAYRRKAEQVEAQLAGAVAFRPARPAEVVWMLQHALRRGLAEPLLAEAESSALYGGRVQEGELRSPSYADLGQVRLLEGGMEEVESGSVDDEDDDRDVGGGRRGPWWRRGTSSPLLRRWLQVETEDGCGYQAHLALAECPPAVGADAADLFAQLEGLAFPVDYVVDLTLVPAEKAKAQVQRKKNELVDQADQYDARPTGMPSTLLDAARDLGELDARLSRTSVEVEVQSVTVLSVWAARAADCDARARALTALLAGADYRAVRPAGLQEALFTLGLPGTVRPHTVREFVQHQVSDDWAMSGALTVTEAGDPDGMLLGFDQDTGTTRPVLLNIADAPKTDASASFAVSGDPGGGKSVLLKLLTQSTVDRGGRAICIDRTPLREWATFARAAAPGRCQIIDAAAAGISIDPLRMFPGTTQGTHYALSYLTLQLGIGPMTAAGGVLHRAVEQAAQSAAPSMHHVMAELQMMAGGGAGARQEAAATLVDLMRIVSSNPLAQMVFDPKLPPVRLEQDLDSDLIVITTAGLTLPPQEAFAHPEVLRQQPLEALIGRAVLYLIAALARQTAFADPSRFCAIVADELWWLTGSAEGTALISEILHDGRKHNGGLFAGAQDEKELGPDRGLFAYRALSRTQDHKTARRGLEFIGLDSADPALLRIVTTDLSPLRDKSRKGEMLLTAPRLNTCRVKVAIPRLHRIQSGITTTPGQHPTPTTTGLTASGTAKEQVG; from the coding sequence GTGAGGGTGCCGATCCGTCATCTCGCCGGGCATCTCCTGTGGTCGGCCCAGGGCGGGGTGTGGGCCATCTACCGCCTGCATCCTGGGCCCGACGCTCAGGGAGCACTCGCCGAGACGGTCCAGGGGACTTACGTGCCGACGCGGGTGCGCGAGGAATTGCTGGCCAAGGCCGCGCATTTGGTGCGCTCTCTGTCCGGGGCGCCGCGGCTGTACGGGCTGTGCGCCCAGGTCGATGCGGGCGAGATCGCCTTGCGGATGCTGGAGGGGGTCGACCCGAAGGCGGGCAGCGCCGCCCAACATTCCGGCCAGCATCCTTGGGCGGAGACCGCCGAGGCTGCGCTGGACCTGCTGGCAGGCCAGGAGATGCACCGGCGCACGCTGTGGCTGGCGGTGCCGCTTAACACCGAGAAGGGGCCGCTCACGTGGTCGGCCGGCGTCGGGGCGGTGTGGGCGGATCTCTCCTCTCAACTCGGTCTGGCCCCGGCCCCGGTCACCCGCCGTGAGGTGAGCGCCTACCGGCGCAAGGCCGAACAGGTCGAGGCGCAGCTGGCGGGGGCGGTGGCGTTCCGCCCGGCCCGCCCGGCCGAGGTCGTGTGGATGCTCCAGCACGCGCTGCGCCGCGGGCTGGCGGAGCCGTTGCTGGCCGAGGCGGAGTCCAGCGCCCTGTACGGCGGCCGTGTGCAGGAGGGTGAGCTGCGCTCGCCGAGCTACGCCGATCTCGGTCAAGTCCGCCTGCTGGAAGGCGGCATGGAAGAGGTCGAGAGCGGCAGTGTCGACGACGAGGACGACGACCGGGATGTTGGTGGTGGGCGGCGCGGGCCGTGGTGGCGGCGCGGCACGTCCTCCCCGCTGCTGCGGCGCTGGCTGCAGGTGGAGACGGAGGACGGCTGCGGATACCAGGCACACCTGGCGCTCGCCGAGTGCCCTCCGGCCGTCGGCGCCGACGCAGCCGATCTCTTCGCTCAGTTGGAAGGGCTGGCGTTTCCCGTCGACTACGTCGTGGACCTGACCCTGGTGCCGGCCGAGAAAGCCAAGGCGCAGGTGCAGCGGAAGAAGAACGAGCTCGTCGACCAGGCCGACCAGTACGACGCCCGCCCCACCGGCATGCCCTCCACCCTGCTGGATGCCGCCCGGGATCTCGGCGAGCTCGACGCCCGCCTGTCGCGCACCTCCGTCGAGGTCGAGGTCCAGTCCGTCACGGTGCTCAGCGTCTGGGCGGCCCGTGCGGCCGACTGCGACGCCCGCGCCCGGGCGCTCACCGCGCTGCTGGCCGGGGCGGACTACCGGGCAGTGCGCCCGGCCGGCCTCCAGGAAGCCCTCTTCACGCTCGGTCTGCCCGGCACGGTGCGGCCGCACACGGTCCGCGAGTTCGTGCAGCACCAGGTCTCCGACGACTGGGCGATGAGCGGCGCGCTGACGGTCACCGAGGCGGGCGACCCGGACGGGATGCTGCTCGGGTTCGACCAGGACACCGGCACCACCCGGCCGGTCTTGTTGAACATCGCGGATGCCCCCAAAACGGACGCCTCCGCGTCGTTCGCCGTCAGTGGGGATCCCGGCGGCGGCAAGAGCGTGCTGCTGAAACTGCTCACCCAATCCACCGTGGACCGGGGCGGGCGGGCGATCTGTATCGACCGCACCCCGCTGCGCGAGTGGGCAACCTTCGCCCGCGCCGCCGCCCCGGGCCGCTGCCAGATCATCGATGCCGCCGCGGCCGGGATCTCCATCGACCCGCTGCGCATGTTCCCCGGCACTACTCAGGGCACGCACTATGCGCTCAGCTATCTCACCCTACAGCTCGGCATCGGGCCGATGACCGCCGCCGGCGGGGTCCTGCACCGGGCCGTGGAACAGGCCGCGCAGAGTGCCGCCCCGTCCATGCACCATGTGATGGCCGAACTCCAGATGATGGCAGGCGGTGGTGCGGGGGCGCGTCAGGAGGCCGCTGCCACGTTGGTGGACCTGATGCGGATCGTCTCCTCCAACCCGCTCGCGCAGATGGTGTTCGACCCGAAGCTGCCTCCGGTCCGCCTGGAGCAGGACCTGGACTCGGACCTCATCGTGATCACCACCGCCGGGCTCACCCTGCCGCCCCAGGAGGCCTTCGCCCACCCCGAGGTGCTGCGCCAGCAGCCCTTGGAGGCGTTGATCGGCCGGGCGGTGCTGTATCTGATCGCGGCGCTCGCCCGGCAGACCGCCTTCGCCGACCCGAGCCGATTCTGCGCCATCGTGGCGGACGAATTGTGGTGGCTGACCGGCTCCGCCGAGGGCACCGCGCTGATCAGCGAGATCCTCCACGACGGCCGCAAGCACAACGGAGGGCTGTTCGCCGGCGCCCAGGACGAGAAGGAACTCGGCCCGGACCGCGGCCTGTTCGCCTACCGCGCGCTGTCCCGCACCCAGGATCACAAGACCGCCCGCCGTGGCCTGGAGTTCATCGGACTCGACAGCGCTGATCCCGCGCTGCTGCGGATCGTCACCACCGATCTCTCCCCCCTCCGCGACAAGAGCCGCAAGGGCGAAATGCTGCTGACCGCGCCGCGCCTGAACACCTGCCGCGTCAAGGTCGCCATCCCCCGCCTGCACCGCATCCAGTCCGGCATCACCACCACCCCCGGCCAGCACCCCACGCCCACCACCACAGGCCTCACCGCGTCCGGCACGGCGAAGGAGCAGGTGGGATGA
- a CDS encoding SAF domain-containing protein, with product MSKTAAPASAAGPIPAQPGPPSLRWQARRRRPRVLALAAALIAAGAVGNYWYWTQNGQRTPVLVMARDVAAGTVIQDADLAEASVALDPALKAIGTGQRAQVVGKRAAVELLPGALLAPGQITSRTLVHPDEQLVGLNLKPGQMPDSPLKPEDQVQVVFTGDSGATAPGKNGKPGQDSGPATVDARIVRVGTKQDSTGQQVIDVAVKSADGPRLAAQAAAGTVALAVKAASGAGS from the coding sequence GTGAGCAAGACGGCAGCGCCCGCCTCAGCGGCGGGTCCCATTCCGGCACAGCCTGGCCCCCCGTCCCTGCGGTGGCAGGCCCGGCGCCGTCGGCCGAGGGTGCTCGCCCTGGCCGCGGCACTGATCGCGGCAGGCGCGGTGGGCAACTACTGGTACTGGACGCAGAACGGCCAGCGCACCCCGGTCCTGGTCATGGCCCGGGACGTGGCAGCGGGCACGGTGATCCAGGACGCGGACCTCGCGGAGGCATCGGTGGCGCTGGATCCCGCGCTCAAGGCGATCGGGACGGGACAGCGCGCGCAGGTGGTCGGCAAGCGCGCCGCTGTCGAACTGCTGCCCGGTGCGCTGCTCGCGCCGGGGCAGATCACCAGCCGCACGCTGGTGCACCCCGACGAGCAGCTGGTCGGGCTGAACCTGAAACCGGGGCAGATGCCGGACTCCCCGCTGAAGCCGGAGGACCAAGTCCAGGTCGTGTTCACCGGCGACAGCGGAGCCACAGCACCGGGCAAGAACGGCAAGCCGGGCCAGGACAGCGGCCCGGCCACCGTGGATGCACGGATCGTCCGCGTGGGCACCAAGCAGGACAGCACGGGCCAGCAAGTGATCGACGTAGCGGTCAAGTCGGCGGACGGACCGCGGCTGGCAGCTCAGGCCGCGGCCGGAACGGTTGCGCTGGCTGTGAAGGCGGCGAGCGGGGCCGGTTCCTGA
- a CDS encoding ATP/GTP-binding protein, giving the protein MVPQPPPGNLGWEGHKPGDKGAVYQVYCPDTMRIGVSWIPDGGPAAPPVDPEVLAHRAVDSMKLVGPDIASPQAAGTYAVGVPMWLWVNQSPTTFGPNTATASAGAVTVSATAKVASIIWKFGDGTSVTCHGPGTVYQASSGMKPSPTCGHTFAKSSAGQSGQKFALTATATWQVNWTVTAGAVDAGQFPEVRQSQTQVGVGELQAVGN; this is encoded by the coding sequence TTGGTCCCGCAGCCTCCGCCCGGGAACCTGGGCTGGGAGGGGCACAAGCCCGGCGACAAGGGTGCGGTGTATCAGGTGTACTGCCCCGACACGATGCGGATCGGGGTGTCGTGGATCCCGGACGGCGGCCCTGCGGCGCCTCCGGTTGACCCCGAAGTCCTGGCCCACCGCGCGGTCGATTCGATGAAGCTGGTGGGGCCGGACATCGCCAGTCCGCAGGCTGCGGGCACGTACGCGGTGGGGGTGCCGATGTGGTTGTGGGTGAACCAGTCCCCCACCACGTTCGGTCCGAACACGGCGACCGCGTCCGCGGGCGCGGTGACGGTGTCAGCGACCGCCAAGGTTGCCTCCATCATCTGGAAGTTCGGTGACGGCACGTCGGTGACCTGCCACGGCCCCGGCACCGTGTACCAGGCGTCGTCCGGCATGAAGCCGTCACCGACGTGCGGCCACACCTTCGCCAAGTCGTCGGCGGGACAGTCCGGCCAGAAGTTCGCGCTGACGGCCACGGCGACATGGCAGGTCAACTGGACGGTCACGGCCGGCGCCGTGGACGCGGGCCAATTCCCCGAGGTCCGCCAGTCTCAGACCCAGGTCGGGGTCGGGGAACTCCAGGCCGTCGGCAACTGA
- a CDS encoding conjugal transfer protein, with translation MSPATGSSGGEAPPMAAGVGLARMRRQVRLGRWAVWAALACGPLALAVAAMPSPAAKAVAAPAPSTGTVRTTAAADPSGYAELFLAAWLRSTSSDESSAQARLAQALAPSVALPQQAGAQSVLERAVVVRSAQHEGGQWSVTVAAQYADFSVRYFAVPVVADAAGGSFTVTGAPGQVAGPASAKAPESAYGVSVPAKGLLASTVAEFLRTYLTGLGEVDRYLAPGVKLAALSGTSYTDLQVEQASAIEEAAAAEAVPADGTTARVRVQIKALDKAGAWPLAYEMTLTARAGRWEVSAFATASTAGGGGRS, from the coding sequence ATGTCTCCTGCGACTGGGTCCTCGGGCGGCGAAGCGCCGCCGATGGCTGCGGGGGTGGGCCTTGCCCGGATGCGCCGTCAGGTCCGGCTCGGCCGCTGGGCGGTGTGGGCCGCGCTCGCGTGCGGGCCCCTCGCCCTGGCCGTGGCGGCCATGCCGTCGCCGGCGGCGAAGGCGGTGGCTGCCCCGGCGCCGTCGACCGGCACGGTGCGCACTACGGCGGCCGCCGACCCGTCCGGGTATGCCGAGCTCTTCCTGGCGGCTTGGCTGCGCAGTACCTCCTCGGATGAGAGCAGTGCGCAGGCGCGGCTCGCCCAGGCGTTGGCGCCTTCCGTTGCGCTGCCGCAGCAGGCGGGTGCGCAGTCGGTGTTGGAGCGCGCGGTGGTGGTGCGCAGTGCGCAGCACGAGGGCGGGCAGTGGTCGGTGACGGTGGCTGCGCAGTATGCCGACTTCTCGGTGCGCTACTTCGCGGTGCCGGTCGTGGCCGACGCGGCGGGGGGCTCGTTCACGGTCACGGGGGCGCCCGGTCAGGTGGCCGGCCCCGCGTCGGCGAAGGCGCCGGAGTCGGCGTACGGGGTGAGCGTGCCCGCGAAGGGACTCCTCGCCTCCACGGTCGCCGAGTTCCTGCGGACCTATCTCACCGGGCTCGGCGAGGTGGACCGCTATCTGGCCCCGGGAGTGAAGCTCGCCGCCCTGTCCGGGACGTCGTACACCGACCTCCAGGTCGAGCAGGCGAGCGCCATCGAGGAGGCGGCGGCCGCCGAGGCGGTCCCGGCGGACGGCACGACCGCGCGGGTGCGGGTCCAGATCAAGGCCCTGGACAAGGCTGGGGCGTGGCCGCTGGCCTACGAGATGACGCTCACCGCGCGGGCCGGTCGCTGGGAAGTCTCTGCCTTCGCCACCGCTTCGACCGCGGGCGGGGGTGGCCGGTCGTGA
- a CDS encoding replication-relaxation family protein: MPLPVGTRAVPAFLPSPVEPLPHQLLAALAQHRMATNQQLQDLLRPQAARQTISIPLNRLHKEGLVAFTVLPKSNGRRAWFLTPEGARITRDWSQLRGRPPYPITSASAASMKTPHVLTVVRAHLAFVGDARRRGDEHGHLDWTPEVAHSLGDSERVIADALMYYVLHAGDGSRTKLRALVEVDRATTSSERLATKLIDYARLHTYTPSTPGRRAAQANTLPAWQRWYPVFPRILFILTGAGPRTLAHRIEDLQAMTAEHPAVAQLARKVPLGAALLDDLEQHGPTGPVWTPLSAQGERRSWTQL, translated from the coding sequence CTGCCGCTCCCCGTCGGCACGAGGGCTGTGCCCGCCTTCCTGCCCAGCCCGGTCGAACCACTCCCCCACCAGCTGCTCGCCGCCCTGGCCCAGCACCGCATGGCCACCAACCAGCAACTCCAGGACCTGCTGCGCCCCCAAGCCGCTCGGCAGACCATCTCCATTCCACTGAACCGGCTGCACAAGGAGGGACTGGTCGCCTTCACTGTGCTCCCCAAGTCCAACGGCAGGCGGGCTTGGTTCCTCACCCCGGAGGGGGCTCGCATCACCCGTGACTGGTCGCAGCTGCGCGGCCGACCGCCCTACCCGATCACCTCAGCCTCGGCCGCCTCGATGAAAACGCCGCACGTGCTGACCGTGGTCCGTGCCCACCTCGCCTTCGTCGGTGACGCGCGCCGCCGCGGCGACGAACACGGCCACCTCGACTGGACTCCCGAGGTCGCCCACTCACTCGGAGACAGCGAGCGCGTCATCGCCGACGCGCTGATGTACTACGTCCTGCACGCCGGTGACGGCAGCCGCACCAAGCTCCGCGCCCTGGTCGAAGTCGACCGTGCCACCACCAGCAGTGAGCGTCTGGCCACCAAGCTCATCGACTACGCCCGCCTGCACACCTACACCCCCAGCACACCGGGGCGGCGCGCCGCCCAGGCGAACACGTTGCCGGCCTGGCAGCGCTGGTACCCCGTCTTCCCCCGCATCCTGTTCATCCTCACCGGCGCCGGCCCCCGCACCCTCGCCCACCGCATCGAAGACCTCCAGGCCATGACCGCCGAACACCCAGCCGTCGCCCAACTCGCCCGGAAGGTGCCGCTCGGCGCCGCCCTCCTGGACGACCTCGAACAACACGGCCCCACCGGGCCCGTCTGGACCCCGCTCAGCGCGCAGGGCGAACGCCGCTCCTGGACCCAGCTGTGA
- a CDS encoding ATP/GTP-binding protein produces the protein MDAHAAVLTPPPTPTPTAAGPVLGTLQQLVDCVEWITDHAWLLLLVLVTAAVAGEHVVRRLATRASQERMALDLAPARHFDPSAEEILRRGIELTRASTSMPWWVPRRAKAVRIRLRADGASPLLYRVEGPAGAERLLSTTPFGPHVKVTKAAPLADKQRKHEVRAEFILRGNPVATLRDVPLDPDPLQPLVDAVADLRAHLRDLAELCIDLQRAPKMVLKARRWQLLDAARRSERGEATRLTRWMHRDHQRLEDSWLFQFSQILTPDGRRSREGGRMVMTPPPVRVDTAKAFGKLAEDSHLVRVQILVRCASDTTGRAEAHLARIQAAMDVFGGSARFAIRGWQIGPWRLGADRFPHRKRFDRRWSTGQCQPPSANWVQLTELLGLLKPPTVHCRIPLLPADLPSFAFNDPSLLLQGWYQSPDGRRRLVATHAAETLFEVAVGKAGGGKTERALAQAIALAHAGSGLLFVDPHRDSWKRGAPYLAHDHIMSRIARIDLKATGPDSLISSWNLIGMHHGRARHEVVEDTVDAFASAFAWDDTNAPRAIAIFTQALTILTAINELACRAQRPHDQATIFHVRALLTDTDFRTRALGALHDHLDEESRAWWQTVFPTLPTDSFNILLNPLTRLAANPVTRAFLGQGHGVYNIRAAMDAQMIVWVCTDGNGPTDKLLIALLARDLLRAGRSRTDLPEHQRVAFRVYLDELITLTGTAAESIAAMFEDLRKFRVHIHGMTQILARLPLSVRQSLLQNASTLSTTTGSRAAVSAITEEWGDRPSPAHVANLDRYDHYAQFTVDGRRIGPVLLHGPLLDVVFEDLRESGNVPALEAAADRTAGALPLSELTDRAAAQQQRVQTFLLEHAPAAPVPLTKSNKEYR, from the coding sequence ATGGATGCCCATGCCGCTGTCCTGACCCCACCGCCGACACCGACGCCGACTGCTGCGGGCCCCGTCCTTGGCACTCTCCAGCAGCTCGTCGACTGTGTCGAGTGGATCACCGACCATGCCTGGCTACTGCTCCTGGTCCTGGTGACCGCCGCCGTGGCCGGCGAACATGTCGTACGCCGCCTGGCCACGCGCGCCTCCCAGGAGCGCATGGCTCTCGACCTGGCCCCGGCACGGCACTTCGACCCCTCTGCTGAGGAGATCCTGCGCCGGGGCATCGAGCTGACCCGGGCCTCCACCTCCATGCCGTGGTGGGTGCCACGGCGCGCCAAGGCGGTGCGGATCCGGCTGCGCGCCGACGGCGCCAGCCCCCTCCTGTACCGGGTCGAGGGGCCGGCCGGTGCCGAACGGCTGCTGTCCACCACGCCGTTCGGCCCGCACGTCAAGGTGACCAAGGCCGCCCCGCTGGCGGACAAGCAGCGCAAGCACGAAGTGCGGGCGGAGTTCATCCTGCGCGGCAACCCGGTCGCCACCCTGCGCGACGTCCCCCTCGACCCGGACCCCCTGCAACCGCTCGTGGACGCCGTCGCCGACCTGCGCGCCCACCTCCGCGACCTGGCCGAGCTCTGCATCGACCTGCAACGCGCCCCCAAAATGGTGCTCAAGGCCCGCCGGTGGCAGCTGCTGGACGCCGCCCGGCGCAGCGAGCGGGGCGAGGCCACCCGGCTGACCCGCTGGATGCACCGGGATCACCAGCGCCTGGAGGACTCCTGGCTGTTCCAGTTCAGCCAGATACTCACCCCGGACGGCCGCCGGTCCCGGGAGGGCGGGCGCATGGTCATGACGCCGCCGCCGGTCCGGGTGGACACCGCCAAGGCCTTCGGCAAGCTCGCCGAGGACAGCCACCTGGTGCGGGTGCAGATCCTGGTGCGCTGCGCCTCCGACACCACGGGCCGCGCCGAGGCTCATCTCGCCCGGATCCAGGCCGCCATGGACGTGTTCGGCGGCTCCGCCCGGTTCGCCATAAGAGGATGGCAGATCGGGCCGTGGCGGCTGGGAGCCGACCGCTTCCCCCACCGCAAACGATTCGACCGGCGCTGGAGCACCGGGCAGTGCCAGCCGCCCAGCGCCAACTGGGTCCAGCTGACCGAGCTCCTAGGCCTCCTGAAGCCGCCCACCGTCCACTGCCGGATCCCGCTACTTCCCGCCGACCTGCCGTCCTTCGCCTTCAACGATCCGTCCCTGCTGCTGCAGGGCTGGTACCAGAGCCCGGACGGACGGCGCCGCCTGGTGGCCACCCACGCAGCCGAGACCCTCTTCGAGGTCGCCGTGGGCAAGGCGGGCGGCGGCAAGACCGAACGGGCCCTGGCCCAGGCAATCGCGCTCGCGCACGCCGGCAGCGGACTCCTCTTCGTCGACCCGCACCGCGACTCCTGGAAACGCGGCGCCCCCTACCTCGCCCACGACCACATCATGAGCCGCATCGCACGAATCGACCTCAAAGCCACCGGCCCCGACTCACTGATCAGCTCCTGGAATCTGATCGGCATGCACCACGGGCGGGCCCGGCACGAAGTCGTCGAGGACACCGTCGACGCCTTCGCCTCCGCTTTCGCCTGGGACGACACCAACGCGCCCCGCGCGATCGCCATCTTCACCCAAGCCCTCACCATCCTGACCGCAATCAACGAGCTGGCCTGCCGCGCCCAGCGCCCCCACGACCAGGCCACCATCTTCCACGTCCGCGCCCTGCTCACCGACACCGACTTCCGAACCCGCGCCCTGGGCGCCCTCCACGACCACCTGGACGAGGAGTCACGGGCCTGGTGGCAGACCGTCTTCCCCACCCTGCCCACCGACTCCTTCAACATCCTCCTCAACCCGCTCACCCGGCTCGCCGCCAACCCCGTCACCCGGGCCTTCCTCGGCCAGGGCCACGGCGTCTACAACATCCGCGCCGCCATGGACGCCCAGATGATCGTGTGGGTGTGCACGGACGGCAACGGCCCCACCGACAAACTCCTCATCGCCCTGCTCGCCCGGGACCTGCTCCGTGCCGGCCGCTCCCGCACCGACCTTCCCGAACACCAACGCGTCGCGTTCCGTGTCTACCTGGACGAGCTCATCACCCTGACCGGAACCGCCGCCGAGTCCATCGCCGCGATGTTCGAAGACCTGCGCAAGTTCCGCGTCCACATTCACGGCATGACCCAGATCCTGGCCCGACTCCCCCTCTCCGTACGCCAGTCGCTGCTCCAGAACGCCTCCACCCTGTCCACCACCACCGGCTCCCGGGCCGCGGTCTCCGCCATCACGGAGGAATGGGGCGACCGGCCCAGCCCCGCTCACGTCGCCAACCTCGACCGCTACGACCACTACGCCCAGTTCACCGTCGACGGCCGCCGCATCGGCCCGGTCCTCCTGCACGGCCCCCTGCTCGACGTGGTGTTCGAGGATCTCCGTGAGTCCGGCAACGTCCCCGCCCTGGAAGCTGCCGCCGATCGCACCGCCGGTGCCCTGCCCCTGTCCGAACTCACCGACCGTGCCGCCGCCCAGCAGCAGCGCGTCCAGACCTTCCTCCTCGAACACGCACCCGCCGCCCCCGTCCCGCTCACCAAATCAAACAAGGAGTACCGGTGA
- a CDS encoding toxin Doc, translating into MDLHVDVRWLLERQEALFKDVSVRDHSALVAAVARHRVNTPSLDVDSPDTHWRAAALLHSLVLLRPLPDYNEFFGYGIAIAYLEASGETVTTVYEPWRDLITDIRLFRADVHDVADRLRSMQPPPPTP; encoded by the coding sequence GTGGACCTGCACGTCGATGTCCGCTGGCTGCTGGAGCGCCAGGAAGCGCTTTTCAAGGACGTGTCGGTGCGGGACCACTCCGCCCTAGTTGCGGCCGTGGCCCGCCACCGCGTCAACACCCCGAGCCTGGATGTGGATTCTCCGGATACCCACTGGCGGGCGGCCGCGCTGCTGCACTCGCTGGTGCTGCTCCGGCCGCTGCCGGACTACAACGAGTTCTTCGGGTACGGCATCGCGATCGCGTACCTGGAGGCCTCGGGCGAGACGGTCACCACCGTGTACGAACCGTGGCGCGACCTGATCACGGACATCCGGCTTTTCAGGGCCGATGTGCACGACGTTGCCGACCGACTACGGTCGATGCAGCCGCCGCCTCCGACCCCCTGA
- a CDS encoding antitoxin MazE7 codes for MADTTQIEVDTTTAERLVALAGDVPVGAYLASLVETAESQIALERGAKAFDRVTGAPGIREAFAHDFGPHGSAATRAA; via the coding sequence ATGGCCGACACCACACAGATCGAAGTGGACACCACGACCGCCGAGCGCCTCGTGGCACTGGCCGGCGACGTGCCGGTGGGCGCCTATCTCGCGTCGCTCGTCGAGACGGCCGAGAGCCAGATAGCGCTGGAGCGTGGGGCGAAGGCCTTCGACCGAGTCACGGGCGCGCCCGGCATCCGAGAGGCGTTCGCGCACGACTTCGGCCCCCACGGTTCCGCGGCCACCCGGGCTGCGTGA